In Acidobacteriota bacterium, one DNA window encodes the following:
- a CDS encoding transketolase encodes MSTQAFSVTESRVSSRGVSLHRDAIIREGLLKLLAIKDSDIRILTLAQSRDAVDKGLHSGGAFSAILPLVTLFYGGFIRLDIEDPTRRGQDIFTLSKGHAVAAMASIYAELGYIPESILRNSRSHTSLLNGHPGPILPGVHIATGPMGQGIGVAQGFAIAGKSSPQFDSYCMVGDGELQEGSCWEVIMYASQHGLDNLCLLVDRNNGQLDIHDRMLYPMPPLEEVFRSFGWNTFNVDATRYDGVFEALHSFRYNPRNGKPTAILCNSKKGFGAFSDFLNKHKVTVPDALFAQELELQQQQRMNRVAEFIAFLDRLTDMPDAQEMRDLFLSEAERMHLHASESKSRDFLGQFIGPVLTKRVPARDKQIRYNAAGLPKLDRGKSYSAAEIITAGMKVFARDPRVMSIDSDLASTSGLEAGVAAVDQTRALNAGVAEANMMLIAEAFAALGYNAWCSTFCPFFNWQVLRRIAVGHQERIEAMESADGWLSEGHGLDVTFLATAANFETRTNGATHMGNDDATTFDGVAHLKIIDVSCPQQMLSIMRWTMEGNKGLLYVRVMRTGSAVLYNNDYEFEYGKGYVLRQSESDRAILISSGRGVHEALAAGDLCAKNGINVMVVDMPSVDKELLVQLYETELPMFFAEQNNGYLWQNFLKVLYRHGDKLSLDKLGHVKTINTLDAEGEKQFIHSATYEELIEVFGLSPVAIAARVQSELA; translated from the coding sequence ATGAGCACGCAAGCATTCTCTGTTACCGAGTCGAGGGTGTCCAGTCGTGGCGTATCCCTGCATCGCGACGCCATCATCCGGGAAGGCCTGCTGAAGCTGCTTGCCATTAAAGACTCCGACATTCGCATCCTCACGCTGGCACAAAGCCGCGATGCCGTCGACAAAGGGCTTCATTCTGGAGGAGCTTTTTCGGCCATCCTGCCGCTCGTCACCCTCTTTTACGGCGGTTTTATCCGGCTGGATATCGAAGACCCGACGCGACGCGGACAAGACATCTTTACCCTTAGCAAGGGACACGCCGTCGCAGCTATGGCCTCGATCTACGCCGAACTGGGATATATCCCCGAGTCGATCCTGCGGAACTCGCGCTCGCACACGAGCCTTCTGAACGGTCACCCAGGCCCTATCCTGCCTGGAGTCCACATCGCAACTGGTCCCATGGGACAAGGGATCGGTGTCGCGCAGGGGTTCGCAATCGCAGGTAAGAGCAGCCCGCAATTTGACTCCTACTGCATGGTCGGCGATGGAGAGCTTCAAGAGGGATCGTGTTGGGAAGTCATTATGTATGCCTCCCAACACGGCCTGGATAATCTCTGTCTTCTTGTGGATAGAAACAACGGTCAACTGGACATTCACGACCGAATGCTCTACCCGATGCCCCCTCTTGAAGAGGTCTTCCGGTCGTTCGGCTGGAACACATTCAATGTCGATGCCACGCGGTACGACGGCGTCTTCGAGGCCTTGCACAGCTTCCGTTACAACCCCCGCAACGGCAAGCCAACGGCGATCCTCTGCAATTCGAAGAAGGGGTTTGGCGCGTTCTCCGACTTTCTCAACAAACATAAGGTCACAGTGCCTGACGCGTTGTTTGCCCAGGAGCTGGAGCTGCAGCAACAGCAGCGAATGAATCGGGTTGCTGAATTCATCGCTTTTCTCGATCGCTTGACGGATATGCCCGACGCACAGGAGATGCGCGACCTCTTTTTGAGTGAAGCAGAGCGCATGCATCTCCATGCGAGTGAATCGAAGAGCCGCGACTTCCTGGGCCAGTTCATCGGCCCAGTTCTCACGAAGCGCGTGCCTGCAAGGGACAAGCAGATTCGCTACAACGCAGCAGGTCTTCCCAAACTCGATCGCGGCAAGAGCTACAGTGCGGCTGAAATCATTACTGCCGGAATGAAAGTTTTTGCACGCGATCCGCGAGTGATGTCCATCGACTCCGATCTGGCGTCGACCAGCGGCCTGGAAGCGGGTGTGGCCGCGGTCGATCAGACGCGCGCCCTCAACGCCGGCGTTGCGGAGGCGAACATGATGCTCATCGCTGAGGCCTTCGCCGCTCTCGGATACAACGCGTGGTGCAGCACGTTCTGCCCGTTTTTCAACTGGCAGGTGCTGCGGCGTATTGCAGTCGGCCATCAGGAGCGGATCGAGGCAATGGAATCAGCCGACGGCTGGCTGAGCGAAGGGCATGGCCTCGATGTAACGTTCCTTGCAACAGCAGCAAACTTCGAGACGCGGACAAATGGCGCAACCCATATGGGAAACGACGACGCCACGACCTTCGACGGGGTTGCGCATCTGAAGATCATCGATGTCTCCTGCCCGCAGCAGATGCTCTCTATCATGCGATGGACGATGGAGGGCAATAAGGGCCTCCTCTATGTCAGGGTGATGCGCACCGGCTCCGCCGTGCTTTACAACAACGACTATGAGTTTGAATACGGAAAAGGCTACGTGTTGCGGCAGAGTGAGAGCGATCGTGCCATTCTCATCAGCAGTGGCCGCGGCGTACATGAAGCGCTTGCCGCAGGCGATCTTTGTGCAAAGAATGGCATCAATGTCATGGTTGTCGACATGCCATCCGTGGACAAGGAGCTGCTGGTCCAACTGTATGAGACCGAACTGCCTATGTTCTTCGCCGAACAAAACAATGGCTATCTCTGGCAGAACTTCCTGAAGGTCCTGTACCGGCATGGCGACAAATTGAGTCTCGACAAACTAGGCCATGTCAAAACAATCAATACTCTTGACGCAGAGGGGGAGAAGCAATTTATTCACTCCGCAACCTACGAAGAGTTGATTGAGGTCTTTGGCCTTAGCCCGGTTGCGATTGCCGCCAGAGTCCAAAGCGAGCTTGCCTGA
- a CDS encoding SMP-30/gluconolactonase/LRE family protein — MENPVLDFGIDKSKLQYIGHGLQRPECILAEKDGTLWSADSRGGVVRMRHDGTQEIVTQKISAHFAEADSEATRYLTGTLPNGLAFAPNGDILISNFGTDRLEIMTRSGESKVLADSIDGEAIGKVNFVLRDSRGRIWITISTRIKNWMHALRPDLPDGYIARYIDGKFHIVAEGFHFTNEIRMDAKEEYMYVVETTGGCISRLRVHEDGSLGEREIFGPSSLGTGAWPDGIAFDSIGNLWGTCVYSDKLFVLTPQGDLRVLLDEGDPARVTALEDQFRAGAVTEEVLFATGRGIAPWMASVTFGGPDLQTVYIGSLRAHSIPYFRAPVPGLPMVHWNESR, encoded by the coding sequence ATGGAAAACCCTGTTCTGGATTTTGGAATCGATAAATCCAAGCTGCAATATATCGGTCATGGCCTGCAAAGGCCCGAATGTATCCTCGCGGAGAAGGATGGGACCTTGTGGTCGGCGGATTCACGCGGAGGCGTCGTCCGTATGCGTCACGATGGAACGCAGGAGATCGTCACGCAGAAAATCTCCGCTCACTTCGCAGAGGCAGATAGCGAGGCGACGCGGTATCTGACCGGCACACTCCCCAACGGGCTGGCGTTTGCTCCAAATGGAGACATCCTGATCTCGAACTTCGGCACGGACCGCCTCGAGATCATGACTCGCTCGGGCGAATCGAAGGTGCTCGCCGACAGCATCGATGGAGAAGCGATCGGCAAAGTAAATTTTGTCCTGCGCGATTCCAGGGGGCGTATCTGGATCACCATTTCAACCAGAATCAAGAACTGGATGCACGCGCTGCGGCCCGACCTGCCGGATGGTTATATCGCACGATACATTGACGGTAAGTTCCACATCGTCGCCGAGGGCTTTCACTTCACCAACGAGATTCGAATGGACGCGAAAGAGGAGTACATGTACGTCGTAGAGACGACCGGCGGATGCATCAGCCGGCTCCGTGTGCATGAAGATGGCTCTCTCGGCGAGCGGGAGATCTTCGGCCCCAGCAGCCTGGGCACCGGAGCCTGGCCCGACGGCATTGCCTTCGACAGCATCGGCAACCTGTGGGGGACGTGCGTCTATTCAGACAAGCTCTTTGTGCTCACACCACAAGGCGACCTGAGAGTTCTTCTCGACGAAGGCGATCCCGCCAGAGTAACGGCGCTCGAAGATCAATTTCGTGCAGGCGCTGTAACTGAAGAGGTTCTATTCGCTACCGGCCGCGGCATCGCACCGTGGATGGCCAGCGTCACCTTTGGTGGACCTGACCTTCAAACGGTTTACATCGGATCGTTGCGTGCTCACAGCATTCCCTACTTCCGCGCCCCGGTGCCTGGACTGCCGATGGTGCATTGGAATGAGAGCCGCTAG
- a CDS encoding NAD-dependent epimerase/dehydratase family protein, which yields MRVVVIGGTGHIGTYLTPRLVEDGHTVLCVSRGLKTPYRDHPTWKTVENVFVDRAAEESAGTFGERIASLDADVVIDLTCYKPESAELLTEALLDRVKHFLHCGTIWVHGHSSEVPTLEDAPRSPFGEYGIRKATIEAYLLRMARENHFPATVLHPGHLVGVGWNPINPQGHFNPEVFSDLAHGKQLSLPHLGMETVHHVHADDVALAFQCAVAQRSSAIGESFHVVSPAALTLRGFAEQMAHWFGRPATLAFLPWEEWKRTVAEKDAAATWDHIAHSPNCSIAKARALLGYRPRYTSLQAVQEAVTDMKRRGVMDGE from the coding sequence ATGCGCGTAGTCGTTATTGGCGGCACTGGACACATTGGGACGTATCTCACGCCCCGGCTGGTTGAGGATGGCCACACGGTGCTCTGCGTGAGCCGCGGCCTTAAAACTCCCTATCGCGATCATCCGACATGGAAGACTGTCGAGAACGTTTTCGTGGACCGGGCGGCGGAGGAATCTGCGGGAACCTTCGGGGAACGTATCGCGTCGCTCGATGCAGACGTTGTGATCGACCTGACCTGTTACAAGCCTGAAAGCGCGGAACTGCTGACGGAAGCGCTGCTGGACCGCGTCAAACATTTTCTTCATTGCGGGACAATCTGGGTACACGGGCACAGCAGCGAAGTCCCAACGCTGGAAGATGCACCGCGCTCACCCTTCGGCGAGTACGGTATAAGGAAAGCCACGATTGAAGCGTATCTGCTTCGCATGGCGCGAGAGAATCATTTTCCGGCCACTGTTCTTCATCCGGGGCATCTTGTAGGAGTTGGATGGAACCCCATCAATCCTCAAGGCCACTTCAATCCTGAAGTGTTTTCCGATCTCGCACATGGCAAACAACTGTCGCTGCCGCATCTTGGAATGGAGACAGTGCACCACGTACACGCCGACGATGTTGCCCTGGCATTCCAGTGCGCAGTAGCACAACGAAGCTCCGCGATCGGGGAGAGCTTTCACGTCGTCTCGCCCGCTGCGTTGACACTTCGCGGATTTGCGGAGCAGATGGCCCACTGGTTCGGCCGTCCCGCAACGTTGGCCTTTCTGCCATGGGAGGAATGGAAGAGAACCGTTGCAGAGAAAGATGCGGCGGCTACCTGGGACCACATCGCCCATTCGCCGAACTGCAGCATCGCGAAGGCGCGAGCGTTGCTTGGCTACCGGCCCAGGTATACCTCGCTTCAGGCGGTTCAGGAAGCCGTAACGGATATGAAACGGCGTGGCGTCATGGATGGCGAATAG
- a CDS encoding IclR family transcriptional regulator, which translates to MAKKAAQLPFIQSLDRGLTILQAVATSKQPVNLGELAELLNVDRSSAFRLAQTLRRRGFLSSPAGRKDYILGSAIWTLSRQYDWSNMLVRVAHNELKALANGLNETAHLAIREGKNALFIDSVHARHVIVVAGQTGELVPLHATAHGKALLADANEQELKSIFGSGSLQSFTKTTIKTFPALVKECSGIRQRGYALDEAEFMEGMRCVAAPIRLNDSIIVGSIGISAPASRFLKEHFPAYSKRVVQCATKIGELLSNADDAADETA; encoded by the coding sequence ATGGCAAAAAAAGCAGCGCAGCTTCCCTTCATTCAGAGCCTTGACCGTGGCCTGACGATTCTTCAGGCGGTGGCGACATCCAAGCAGCCTGTGAACCTTGGCGAACTCGCCGAGCTTCTGAATGTAGACCGGAGCAGCGCCTTCCGTCTTGCCCAGACTTTGCGTCGTCGCGGTTTTCTCTCCAGCCCCGCAGGCCGGAAAGACTACATCTTAGGTTCGGCCATCTGGACGCTCTCTCGACAGTATGACTGGAGCAATATGCTCGTCCGGGTGGCCCACAACGAGCTGAAGGCACTTGCCAACGGTCTCAATGAGACGGCGCATCTTGCCATTCGCGAAGGAAAGAATGCCTTGTTCATCGACTCCGTGCATGCGCGCCATGTCATTGTCGTCGCCGGACAGACCGGTGAATTGGTGCCCCTCCACGCCACGGCTCATGGCAAGGCCCTGCTTGCGGATGCCAATGAGCAGGAGTTGAAGTCGATCTTTGGCAGCGGCTCGTTGCAATCATTCACCAAGACAACGATTAAAACTTTTCCCGCGCTCGTAAAGGAGTGCTCTGGAATCCGGCAGCGGGGATATGCACTCGACGAAGCGGAATTCATGGAAGGCATGCGTTGCGTTGCCGCACCGATCCGCCTGAATGACAGCATCATCGTTGGGTCGATTGGAATCTCGGCGCCGGCCTCGCGTTTCCTCAAGGAACATTTCCCCGCGTATTCCAAACGGGTCGTACAGTGCGCAACGAAGATCGGCGAGCTTCTCAGCAATGCTGACGATGCTGCCGACGAAACCGCCTGA
- a CDS encoding TIM barrel protein, with translation MSRMFTRRDVLASLAAVAAMQVAQSGLAAPPRKLRTHVGYTGITWRNDQVDLAIQSVSSLGFYGFETFGDVLSHWQSKGGLEAVLEKNRLPLISGYCTMNLTEPSRKADEIARAKNWCKLIKQCNGRIFVVGPNPVDRKTYDFPANRTTIVSALNELALVVEQEGLTPVLHQHTGTCIESRDETYAVLESVDTRHLKFGPDVGQLTKGGQDAVKVVKDFLPIVQHMHLKDYNGKDERLAGYCPLGQGTVDVRAILKMMEGRKISGMVMVELDNDSRTPSPTPPATLARESRDYLRTIGVEFRA, from the coding sequence TTGAGTCGAATGTTTACCCGTCGTGATGTATTGGCCTCGCTCGCCGCCGTCGCCGCAATGCAAGTCGCGCAATCCGGCCTTGCCGCCCCGCCCAGAAAACTGCGAACCCATGTGGGCTATACCGGAATCACCTGGAGGAACGATCAGGTTGATCTGGCGATTCAGTCGGTCTCGTCGCTGGGCTTTTATGGGTTCGAGACCTTTGGCGACGTGCTTTCCCATTGGCAGAGCAAGGGAGGCCTCGAAGCCGTTCTCGAAAAAAATCGGCTACCGCTTATCTCGGGCTATTGCACGATGAATCTGACCGAGCCGTCACGGAAAGCCGATGAGATCGCCAGAGCAAAAAACTGGTGCAAGCTGATCAAGCAGTGCAACGGCAGGATATTTGTCGTTGGCCCAAATCCGGTCGATCGAAAGACGTACGACTTTCCCGCGAACAGGACAACGATTGTCAGCGCACTGAACGAGCTTGCGCTCGTGGTCGAGCAGGAAGGGCTGACGCCGGTTTTGCATCAGCACACCGGCACCTGCATCGAGTCGAGGGATGAGACCTACGCTGTGCTCGAATCGGTCGATACGCGGCACCTGAAGTTTGGTCCCGACGTGGGGCAACTTACGAAGGGCGGTCAGGATGCCGTGAAGGTCGTTAAGGACTTCCTGCCAATCGTGCAGCATATGCACCTGAAGGACTACAACGGGAAGGACGAGCGCCTCGCGGGTTATTGTCCCCTCGGGCAGGGCACCGTCGACGTCCGGGCCATCTTGAAGATGATGGAGGGCAGAAAGATTAGTGGTATGGTAATGGTCGAGCTAGACAACGATTCCAGGACCCCATCTCCTACCCCTCCGGCCACTCTGGCAAGAGAAAGCAGGGATTACCTCCGGACCATAGGAGTCGAATTCAGAGCGTGA
- a CDS encoding cupin domain-containing protein codes for MAVKVIDEAAVEELDLPGRRLRWVVTAENTGSQYCTMAVIRIEPGHKVRPAHSHPEGEEVIYILTGHGRVMVNGEIASVKAGSAVLFPKGEIHMLQNLSDVEMKVACFFAPPASLSNYKFFDDIDFPDNV; via the coding sequence ATGGCAGTAAAGGTGATCGACGAAGCGGCGGTTGAAGAGCTGGACCTTCCGGGGCGAAGACTTCGATGGGTCGTGACTGCCGAGAATACCGGTTCGCAATACTGCACGATGGCGGTAATCCGTATCGAACCTGGCCATAAAGTTCGTCCGGCCCACTCGCATCCGGAGGGCGAAGAGGTGATCTACATTCTCACAGGACATGGGCGCGTCATGGTCAACGGTGAGATTGCGTCAGTCAAAGCCGGAAGCGCGGTATTGTTCCCCAAAGGAGAGATCCATATGCTTCAGAACCTCTCCGATGTCGAGATGAAGGTGGCATGTTTCTTCGCTCCCCCCGCCAGCCTGAGCAATTACAAATTCTTCGACGACATCGATTTTCCCGACAATGTCTGA
- a CDS encoding SDR family oxidoreductase has product MPNYTSFGLNDKVAIATGASQGIGRAIALGLAQAGAHLVLAKYPGPRMHEIEEVQREIEALGRRALIVVTDVNKVEDCRSLIDKTIDAFGRVDILVNNASWTGTGDAIDVTEEEYDRTFDASVKSVFFASQAAARVMLQQAGGGRIIHIGSNFGEVAFKKRAVYAAAKAAVHHMAKALSLEWADRGVVVNTVAPCITETESRKNILERPGYKEWATQEMIPRGRWNQPEDIVGAVLFLSSDLASMIVGHTLMVDGGWTIH; this is encoded by the coding sequence TTGCCGAACTACACAAGTTTTGGACTCAATGACAAGGTTGCAATCGCGACGGGGGCCTCTCAAGGCATTGGACGCGCAATTGCCTTGGGGTTGGCACAGGCGGGCGCCCATTTGGTTCTCGCAAAGTATCCTGGCCCTCGAATGCACGAAATTGAAGAAGTGCAGCGAGAGATTGAAGCTCTTGGGCGCAGGGCGCTGATCGTTGTGACCGATGTCAACAAGGTGGAAGATTGCCGTTCCCTCATCGATAAGACGATAGACGCCTTCGGCCGGGTCGATATTCTCGTGAACAACGCCAGTTGGACAGGGACCGGCGATGCGATCGATGTCACGGAAGAAGAGTACGACAGGACCTTCGACGCCAGCGTCAAGAGTGTGTTCTTCGCCTCTCAGGCAGCGGCGCGCGTCATGCTTCAACAGGCGGGAGGTGGACGAATCATTCATATTGGTTCGAACTTTGGCGAAGTCGCCTTCAAGAAACGGGCTGTCTATGCAGCTGCGAAGGCCGCCGTCCATCATATGGCGAAGGCGCTTTCGCTGGAGTGGGCCGATAGAGGAGTGGTGGTCAATACGGTAGCGCCGTGCATCACCGAAACGGAATCGCGCAAAAACATTCTTGAGCGGCCGGGGTATAAAGAGTGGGCCACCCAGGAGATGATCCCCCGTGGACGATGGAATCAACCCGAAGACATTGTCGGCGCCGTTCTGTTTCTGTCGAGTGACCTGGCATCTATGATCGTTGGCCACACGCTGATGGTCGATGGTGGCTGGACGATTCACTGA